From the Anabaena sphaerica FACHB-251 genome, the window TTGCTCAGGCATGGTTAACAGACTTTTAGCAACTTCCAGCATACACAGGTGGCTATTATCAAAGTATTTGCGATTCTCAATCATGTTTTGAATCTGATGAGTTAGTGCCAAACCTGTAAACTGAATCACACGTAATACAAAGTCCCGACGGTACTCCAAAATCATGGGAAAAGCCAGGATATAAGCGCGGATTATCGCCAAAATGGAAGGTTGAATAACCTCTAGGGGTATCATTGCCAAATGTAGAGATTCTTCTAGCTCTAAACTGGGATCTACTACTAAACTTGAGAGCCAAATTTTGACATAACTTGCTAGTAAAGTCCCTAAATCAAAAGCTGGATCTCCCCAAGCGCAAGCTTGCCAATCAATCAATCTTACCAGGCAATTATCTAGTTGTTGCCAACGGGAATGAACCAAAATATTGTTTAACTGCAAATCGTTATGAGTTAGACAACAGGGTTTCCATTCATAAGCTAAGTCGGCGATCGCTGATTCTAAACTTTCGTATTGCTGATAGAGAGTATGAAACTTTAGTGCCTCAGTGGGAATATTGCCAAAAATATCTTGATTAATCGAGCCTATTCCTTGAGCCGGGTTGTAATAGTGATAGCGAAACTGTCCTTGGGGAGCAGTATCCATAAAATCACGATACTCTCGTTTTTGGAAGGTAGAACGATGTAACCCCGCTAATGTAGTACCAATAGCAGTGGCAATTTCAATGGGGAAAATACTGTGATTTTCGTAAAATTTCCCCAATTCTATATATTCGCTTAAGTAACTACGGACAAGGATAGAATTTTCTTCATCAAAATGGAGCAATAATGATGCGATCGCCGAAATATTGCCAAGAACTGGAAACTGATCGAGTAATTGGTGAAACAGCCACTCATTAAAAAATTCATGGGGACTGCTATCAAAATTTATGCGCCGTTCTTGTTTAACCAGAAGTTTACGATTATCTGCCAGCTTCACCAGTAAATTCCGATTATTACCGACACTTTCTGGTAAATCAGATGCATATAATGCGCCATCTTCTGAGCTACACAGACCTGCTTTTTGCAGATACTGGATAACATTTTGAGAAGACAGTGATATTATCATGTATGATTTTCCTAGTTGCTTAAATTGCTGAGTGAATTACTGAGGTCGGCGTTGATTTAGCCTGAGCAGGATTGGGTAGATAGCTACAATAGCGCAAACATTAATAACGATTGCTACTATCTAGTAATATCTTATTTATCTCAGGAAAACCTGCCAAAATGGCAAAATTACCTTTATTTTTCCTTTAAATTATACTGAATACTCCATACAATCTTTACACTATTGACAATAATAACTCTAGTATATATAGAGTTCTGTTTTTAAATCTTATTGATAGTAATTTTTACTAGCAAGTTAATAATTGCTAGTCGATATATTTGCTCTCAAGGAGTTTTTTTATCCTTATTGACCGATATGTCATAAAAATTACGTCATCATTTATAATATAATTGTACTATCCTACTGGATTCAACGAGATACATATTGTAACTTAAATACTAATGCTACTGAGGAGTAAAAATTTGATTCAATATGATCACTAATGTCAGCATACCAAAAATAATCATCAGTCCGGCGGGCATAAATTTACGTATTTTAGCTAATCTAAAGGCAAAGAAAACTACTAAAATAGCAGTGACAAACGCTGCTAAAGTTAAACCCCAGGTTTGTCCCTGAAGTTGGCAGTAACCAGCAAAGAGTAGTAATAAACCGCTAATGCTACCACTCATTAAGGAAACTTTGCTCTTGGCTTGGATGTAGCCAATGATTCCACCTACTAATGCTAAAATGCCATAGCCAAAAGCGGCAACTATACCTAAATTCATTGTTACAACCTGTGTTGATTTGGATTTTACTTCTAGATTCAGCAGACAATTACAGTTGATTGATGGATAATCAAGCGATGTCTACCGTAAATACTTCGTCTTACACCAAAGTACAATTCTTCCAACGCCAAGCAGCGTCTCTTTTACTTTACCAATCTGTCCTTAAAGGCGAAGTAGCGATCGCGTTTCTTGATTTGTTACAAGCTATACGTTATACGGATGCCGATGGGCGCGACTGTCTCCAAGCTTACGGTAATTATTTTCAAGCTTTGGCTGCCAGCAAACAAACTTGGGAAGAATTCTTAATTAGCCAAATTCTCATTGCTGACAACCCCTTTACCAAACTAGCTCAACAGCGAGAATTTACTGATTTACCACCGGCGTTAGTCGCAGCAGCCCAACATGATTTACAAGTATTACAAAATTTATATGAATGTAACAGTGCGGTTTTAAGTGAGTGGGTGCAAGTTGTATCTCATTTGCCGGTTTCCCCCGTCGTGTGGTATCAAGAACCAGAAGGAATAGAAGTTGATACCGATTTAATTACCTCTCTCCAATATTTAGACACTTGGGCTGATGCTGTCAAAGATTTAGCAGCTTATTATCAGCAGCATGGGACTGGTTTATTTGCCCGTTATCGCGCCTTTAGGTGGCAAGATGGGCAGTTTGTTGGTATACCCTATCCTGACCCAGTTAAACTGGATACACTCGTAGGTTATGACTGGCAAAAAGAGACTTTGTTAAAAAATACCAGGTTTTTATTGTCAGGACAGCCAGCACTGCACGTATTACTTTACGGTAGTCGCGGTTCTGGCAAGTCATCTTTAGTAAAATCTTTATTGAATGAATATAGCAACAAAAACCTGCGCTTGATCGAAGTGTCAAAGTCGGAACTACAAAACCTACCACAAATTGTCGAACAGTTGCGGGGAGTGCCGCAGAAATTTATCATCTTTGTGGATGATCTTTCTTTTGAGGAAGATGATGATGCTTTTAAAGCACTAAAAGTAGTTTTAGAAGGCAGTTTAACCGCTAGACCGGAAAATGTAGTGGTTTATGCTACATCTAACCGTCGTCACTTAATTCGGGAATATTTTAGTGATAGACCTACCCCCAAGGATAAGGAAGAAGTCCATGCTTGGGATACAATGCAGGAAAAGCTTTCCTTTAGCGATCGCTTTGGTTTAACATTAACCTTTGAAGCCGCAGATCAAAAAACATATTTACAAATTGTCGAGCATTTAGCAGTACAAACGGGCATTAATATTAAACAAGAAGATTTAGAATATCAAGCTTTACAATGGGCAACTCGCCATAATGGCCGTTCTGGCCGAACAGCACGGCAGTTTGTTGACTTCTTAAAAGCAGATTTAGCTGTGTATGGCGAAAATAAAAATAGCCTGTAATTAACTTACTAATAAATTTTTTATTTACACAACCTGATTTTCAAGAAGATGTGAAAAATAATGACCTTAATAACTACTGATTCCCACCAGGTTACTACGCTCAAAACAAGCAAAATGCAATCCGGAATAGTAAGTAATCGATTGATTCTAGGTGTATCTGCCTTTAGTGTGAGTTTTGGTTTAAGTCTTGTTCCCAACTGGGATTTTACTAAAGCTTTCCTCACTGGTATAATTACCGTACTTGCCACCTATTCAGCCGCATTATTTGTTGATAAACGACGCAGAAATTATGAACTCCTGGTTTTAAGTTCTCTCCATAGAAAAATCAGAGAACTTGAAGGCTTAAAATATCGAATTGCTAGAGAAGTTCAACAAGTACAACAACATAAAATTATTCTCTATACAGAATCACAGCAACTGCAAAATCAAATATCCGAATCCCGTAATCAAAGAGATACTTTACATCGAGAGATAGGTAGTTTGGCTGGACAGAAAAAGCAGTTAGAACTAGAAATTACTAACCTGAAAACTGAACTACATCACCTAAACAATAGTACCATAGAACTCAAAAATACCTGTTCTGAACTCACAGCCGAAAAACGCCGTCTAGAGCTAAATAGTAACCTATCACGTTCAGAAATTACCCAACTACAAGCTCAAATTGAAGCCTTTAAACAAGAAAAACAGGAAATTGAAAATAACCTAATTCTCTCCAATAGACTCAAACCCCAACTAGAGGAAAAACTCTATGAACTGCGAATAGAAATTCACAATTTAGAAGTTAAGGTATCCAATCAAAATAACCTACTAACAGATACTATAACCGCCAGAAAAAATCTAGAAAATACTCTCACTGATTTACAAACTCAAAAACAAGCACAACAAGTAGAAATTAGCCAATTACAAAATCAAATTTCCTTATTACAAGATGAGCGGGATTTGTTACAAAACCAAGTTTGGGAATTACTCCAAAACATAGAAAACCTCACTGAAGAATCATTACCTGATCACACCCATGAACATGAAATTGAATTATTTCCTTTTGATGAATTACTAGAACCAATAGAATCTTCAGAATATGTTGCCAACAATTTACCCCCAGAATGGAGTAACTTTCTAGAAAACCTGCCAACAGACAAAATCCAGGTCTTAAAAGCCATAGTCGAGCAAGATAATCCCAAGGCTATGATTAAAAAAATTGCCGAAGAACAGATTACCATGCCAAATTTATTAATCGATTATATCAATGAAGTCGCTAATAATACTATAGGTGAACTAATTATTGAAGCGGGTGAAGAAATTCCCGAAATTTATCAAGAACATCTGCACAACGTCAAAAAAATCATAGCAATGTATGAAGGTTAGATGACTAAATCAACATCATCTAACTAAATAATCTTTGCCATTAGTATAATATTAAAATTTGTAGTTGTCTGATATAATGTCTATCGGTATTATGGGTTGAATGCAAAATTAATTAAAATAAACGTAAGGATTCAGAATACACAATGGAGAAAGCAGAAGGCAGAAGAAATAAAACTTTGAGTATCATGCTTGATATTTTTCTCGTTTTTTTCTCGTTCCCATACTCTGTATGGGAATGAATTTTAGAAGGCTCTGCCTATGGCTATAGCTTGCGTGACGACGTAGGAGTCATACGCCACGCTGCGCTATCAATGACAGCAGAGGCATAGCCTCTGTGATAGCATTCCCAGTCGGAGACTGGGAACGAGATAAGAACTAATCTCGAATTTGCTAATTCCTGACTCCTGAATTCTTAAAGATAAACTACATGACAAAGCACAAAATTTCCAAGAAAGTCTCCACAGCTTTAATTAATTCCCTTGGTGCAGGAGTAGTACCCAGAACAGGAATTGAACATATAGCAGTAGGTAGAGAAAAAGAACTAAACAGCCTCCTACAAAATCTCAACGATATATCAGAAGGTGTAGCCGCATTTCGGTTTATAATTGGCAACTACGGCTCAGGTAAAAGCTTCATGCTGCAAATGATTCGTAACCGCGCCATCGAACAAGGATTTGTAGTTGCTGATGCTGATTTATCCTCTGGACGCAGACTAGCAGGAAGCAACAACGAAGGTTTAGCAACCTATCGAGAATTGATGAGTCATCTCGCTACAAAAACGCGTCCTGATGGTGGTGCTTTAGTTTCCATATTGGAAGGATGGATTAATAAAATTCAGCAAGAAATCGCCAAAGAAACAGGAATGCGTCCTAACGATGAAGGTTTTGATGAACAAGTAGAAATAAAAATTCGGGAAGTAGTTGGATATATTGAAGACTTAGTGCATGGCTTTGATTTTGGTAGTGTAATTATTGCTTATTGGCGCAGCTATCGCTTAGATGATGATAATTTAAAAAATGCCTCTTTACGCTGGTTAAGAGGAGAATTTAACACCAAAACAGAAGCTAAAGCTGCTTTAGGAGTACGCGTAATTATTGATGATGATACTTGGTACGATTACATCAAATTATTAGCTAAATTTGTTGCCGAAATTGGCTATAAAGGGCTTTTAATTTTAATAGATGAAGCCGTAATTTTATATCAAATAACTACCACAGTTACTCGTGAAAAAAACTATAATAGATTGTTAGCAATGTTCAATGATACCATGCAATGTAAAGCCGAAAATCTCGGTATTATCATTGGTGGAACTATAAAATTTTTAGAAGACCCAAATCGGGGGCTTTTTGCTGACCCAGCTTGGCGTAGACGTACCAAAGAAAGCCGCTTTGTTACCCAAGCTAATGTACAAGAATACATGGGTCCCGTCATTCGTCTTAACCCCTTAACTGAGACAGAAATTCTCACACTTTTACAAAGATTAACGGAAATTCATGTGCTGAATTTTGGTTATGAACAAAGATTTAAAAATAGTGATTTAAAAGAATTTGTCCAAGAAATTATCACTCGCTTAGGTGCAGAGGCATTGTTGACACCAGGAGAAATTATCCGAGATTTTATTAGTGTGTTGAATGTTCTCTATCAAAACCCAGAGATTAAGTTTTCTGAATTGATTCACGGTGCTAATTTTAAACCCACCGCTGCGGGTAAAGATGATAATTTAGATGATGATGCAGCCGAATTTAGTTTGTGATTCAATATCTTTTCTCACTCTTTAGTAATTGGTAAACCTAGCCAATCACTAAGTTCTTGAGCTAACCAATCTAATTCTATGGTACTCACAGAAAACATATTATTTTGACTGGTATGAATTTCATACTTTGTCAGTCCCGCCCAGATAATTAAACAAGGTTGAGGAGCAAGATTATAATAGATACTACCACGCTCCAAGCGAATAATATTTTTTATGTTACTCGGAAGTGGATTATAGCGCCTCATACCAAATAAGTCATAGCATAAAGAAATTTGTCGTTTATTGATATAAAGCCTTTTCCTACCATATAAGGAAACAAGAATGATAGAAAATAATACTAATATATTAATTGGAAGTAGCAAGCCTGAAATAATACCAGAAGAATGTACAACAAATGCAAGTGCAATGTAAATGGACATGACAGTTACAAAATACCAAACAAACATCACTCCTAGTCTTGAAAATCCTTGTTTGGGGGAAAGGATAATTTCTATAAAATTAGCATTTTTATTTAAAATTACCTGACTACCAAAAGGCTTTTCTAAAGTTAAATTAGAGGTTTTTACTGGAGTATGAATTTGATTGATAGGCATCTGTAAAGCCTGTAAAGCCTGATCAGCAGAAGCCAAACGTTTACTCAAAATCGGTTGTGTCATCCTCCGCAACCAATTACTAAAATCGGGGCTAATATTAGCTACTTGTTCAAATTTAATGACTAAATCTTGTTGCGGTAAATCTGCGGGATGTTGACCGGTAACTAAATAAATTAAAGTTGCACCCAAACCATAAAGATCAGAAGCTGGAGTGGCTTTACCACTAAATTGCTCAGGTGGCATATATCCATAACTACCGACAACAGTCATCGTACTATTGCTTCTGACAATAGTCTGTACTGAACCAAAATCAACTAAATAAACATCACCGACGCTATTACCAGAGCGATTTGTTAATAATATATTGCTAGGTTTAATGTCACGATGAATTACTGGTGGTTGTTGACTGTGTAAATATTTAAGAATTTCTAGTAATGCTGTTGCTATTTCCTTGACTTCTTTTTCACTAAAACTACGTCCTGTTTTCAGTTGGGTTTCTAAAGATTCAGCAGGAATATAACTCTGTACAAGTGCAAATCCTTTATAATTTGGTGTATCTAATTCAAAATAGTCTAAATAACGGGGAATAGCTGGGTGAGAAAGTGATTTTAGTGTTTCTGCTTCCCGCTCAAATAGCT encodes:
- a CDS encoding TMEM14 family protein, whose amino-acid sequence is MNLGIVAAFGYGILALVGGIIGYIQAKSKVSLMSGSISGLLLLFAGYCQLQGQTWGLTLAAFVTAILVVFFAFRLAKIRKFMPAGLMIIFGMLTLVIILNQIFTPQ
- a CDS encoding ATP-binding protein, translating into MTKHKISKKVSTALINSLGAGVVPRTGIEHIAVGREKELNSLLQNLNDISEGVAAFRFIIGNYGSGKSFMLQMIRNRAIEQGFVVADADLSSGRRLAGSNNEGLATYRELMSHLATKTRPDGGALVSILEGWINKIQQEIAKETGMRPNDEGFDEQVEIKIREVVGYIEDLVHGFDFGSVIIAYWRSYRLDDDNLKNASLRWLRGEFNTKTEAKAALGVRVIIDDDTWYDYIKLLAKFVAEIGYKGLLILIDEAVILYQITTTVTREKNYNRLLAMFNDTMQCKAENLGIIIGGTIKFLEDPNRGLFADPAWRRRTKESRFVTQANVQEYMGPVIRLNPLTETEILTLLQRLTEIHVLNFGYEQRFKNSDLKEFVQEIITRLGAEALLTPGEIIRDFISVLNVLYQNPEIKFSELIHGANFKPTAAGKDDNLDDDAAEFSL
- a CDS encoding serine/threonine protein kinase, encoding MTNQDSGDFTKETLLERYEVQQQLGKKAGRRTLLTRDLQTQELVVVKLLTFDDEFQWHDLKLFEREAETLKSLSHPAIPRYLDYFELDTPNYKGFALVQSYIPAESLETQLKTGRSFSEKEVKEIATALLEILKYLHSQQPPVIHRDIKPSNILLTNRSGNSVGDVYLVDFGSVQTIVRSNSTMTVVGSYGYMPPEQFSGKATPASDLYGLGATLIYLVTGQHPADLPQQDLVIKFEQVANISPDFSNWLRRMTQPILSKRLASADQALQALQMPINQIHTPVKTSNLTLEKPFGSQVILNKNANFIEIILSPKQGFSRLGVMFVWYFVTVMSIYIALAFVVHSSGIISGLLLPINILVLFSIILVSLYGRKRLYINKRQISLCYDLFGMRRYNPLPSNIKNIIRLERGSIYYNLAPQPCLIIWAGLTKYEIHTSQNNMFSVSTIELDWLAQELSDWLGLPITKE
- a CDS encoding ATP-binding protein, with protein sequence MSTVNTSSYTKVQFFQRQAASLLLYQSVLKGEVAIAFLDLLQAIRYTDADGRDCLQAYGNYFQALAASKQTWEEFLISQILIADNPFTKLAQQREFTDLPPALVAAAQHDLQVLQNLYECNSAVLSEWVQVVSHLPVSPVVWYQEPEGIEVDTDLITSLQYLDTWADAVKDLAAYYQQHGTGLFARYRAFRWQDGQFVGIPYPDPVKLDTLVGYDWQKETLLKNTRFLLSGQPALHVLLYGSRGSGKSSLVKSLLNEYSNKNLRLIEVSKSELQNLPQIVEQLRGVPQKFIIFVDDLSFEEDDDAFKALKVVLEGSLTARPENVVVYATSNRRHLIREYFSDRPTPKDKEEVHAWDTMQEKLSFSDRFGLTLTFEAADQKTYLQIVEHLAVQTGINIKQEDLEYQALQWATRHNGRSGRTARQFVDFLKADLAVYGENKNSL
- a CDS encoding aminoglycoside phosphotransferase family protein, encoding MIISLSSQNVIQYLQKAGLCSSEDGALYASDLPESVGNNRNLLVKLADNRKLLVKQERRINFDSSPHEFFNEWLFHQLLDQFPVLGNISAIASLLLHFDEENSILVRSYLSEYIELGKFYENHSIFPIEIATAIGTTLAGLHRSTFQKREYRDFMDTAPQGQFRYHYYNPAQGIGSINQDIFGNIPTEALKFHTLYQQYESLESAIADLAYEWKPCCLTHNDLQLNNILVHSRWQQLDNCLVRLIDWQACAWGDPAFDLGTLLASYVKIWLSSLVVDPSLELEESLHLAMIPLEVIQPSILAIIRAYILAFPMILEYRRDFVLRVIQFTGLALTHQIQNMIENRKYFDNSHLCMLEVAKSLLTMPEQAVLTIFGSSESEILQPVTGLNTIAKPEQEKQLLRIYHEKTRLRGC
- a CDS encoding tellurite resistance TerB C-terminal domain-containing protein → MQSGIVSNRLILGVSAFSVSFGLSLVPNWDFTKAFLTGIITVLATYSAALFVDKRRRNYELLVLSSLHRKIRELEGLKYRIAREVQQVQQHKIILYTESQQLQNQISESRNQRDTLHREIGSLAGQKKQLELEITNLKTELHHLNNSTIELKNTCSELTAEKRRLELNSNLSRSEITQLQAQIEAFKQEKQEIENNLILSNRLKPQLEEKLYELRIEIHNLEVKVSNQNNLLTDTITARKNLENTLTDLQTQKQAQQVEISQLQNQISLLQDERDLLQNQVWELLQNIENLTEESLPDHTHEHEIELFPFDELLEPIESSEYVANNLPPEWSNFLENLPTDKIQVLKAIVEQDNPKAMIKKIAEEQITMPNLLIDYINEVANNTIGELIIEAGEEIPEIYQEHLHNVKKIIAMYEG